Proteins from one Candidatus Omnitrophota bacterium genomic window:
- a CDS encoding transcriptional regulator: protein MTNDIDRLIHEPARLKIICLLSGVEWADFVSLRLALELTQGNLSVHIARLQEAGYVQIKKKIVEKTTHTTYRITKKGRLALAHYWKCLDDIRILSES from the coding sequence TTGACGAACGACATCGATCGCCTGATCCATGAACCCGCCCGGTTGAAGATCATATGTCTCCTTTCCGGCGTGGAATGGGCGGACTTCGTTTCCTTGCGTCTGGCGCTGGAACTTACGCAAGGCAATCTTTCCGTGCATATCGCGCGGCTGCAAGAAGCTGGCTATGTTCAAATCAAAAAAAAGATCGTCGAAAAAACTACGCATACAACATACCGAATAACCAAAAAGGGGCGTCTGGCGTTGGCGCACTATTGGAAATGTCTGGACGATATACGCATACTATCGGAATCATGA